The genomic interval aaattgcctcgggggccgtAGCCCTGTTCTAAACtaataaaaagcttttatttctgttgaacacaaaataagattttaaTTGTTTCCTTGTTATTGACATTTTGTCAGTTGATAGATAATGCTTCGCCATCATTGACAGGTTGAGGCAGTCTGTGTATTACGAAAACTGAAAGCAAAGCGAAAGTCCTGAATGAGTTATAGGACTTCTGGGTATCCCGGATACAAAATACAAAGACTCTGATAGTTCATGTTTCAATCATTTTGAATCACATCAGAAAAAGGCAGTGTGTGAGACACCTTAACAGACGCACAATTTTCTGTAATTCCATCTATATTAACAATCTTACGTGAGTGTCCTTTTATTTCCAAATGTAGCAATACCAGTCAATTTTGGTCCCCATGTGGAAAATGGCTTATAACTCACACATGacatattctgaaaatgtagattgtttcctgtgaggctTGAGTTTAGGTGTATGGTTTGGCAGAGGGGGATAGAATATACCAACACAATcccacgacaattcgtaactttttgatttagtggctaattcgtatgaattcgtacgatctcatttgtacaatttactaCGCTtcgcttatccccaatgacggttgggtttaggggtggggttgggtgccacgtctccttttaaaatcgtacattttcatatgactgaactcacacaaattaatatgaattcgTCACTAAACTGATAATACGTAAAATACATAGTTATGTTACTCGTGAGATAAGGGctgaatatactgtacagtattagAATCTATACATCTAAGTGAAGATACCATAAAGAAAGTTGTACAGGCGGTGTGTGtgtatcaattatttatttgataaaatagcATATATTCATAACAGAAAATATTATGATAAAGGatcaaatatagttttttttaaaaacattagcgGGGAAAGTGTTTAAGAATTTAAAGTGGGGGAAAGTGTTAGACAAACCCATAGCCATTGACGTTCATAGGAAATATCTTTGTAATAATGTTCAAACTCACGCATAAAAGGAAAGAGATGACATTTAAAtgcctataataaataaacagaaaacaaaacgtCCACTCCCTCTCCTCGTGACAATTTTctgttgtgtttaacagaaaaaaaaagaaagagaacatGTTTGCCACAAGTGGAGGCTGAGTAAATgaaaacagaattttcatttttggatggaacTACCATTTAACATTTAGTCATAAATCCAAGAGAAAATCCAATAAAGAAAGATTTCCTCTAGATCATAAGCAGCTTCTTATTGAATCCTGGCTGCATCTGTTTAATTACAACCACATCCGAATAGGGGAAACTTAGTTAATCTCACTCTCGCTACAGTCATATCAGACATTTTTCTTTCTTCTCAAAATACCCCAAAACTATTTCCAGGGAACAGAAAACTCGGAGCATTATAAACACATAATTGTGTTAAATGCTGATTAGAAAATAAAATCTTCTTTATTTCATTATAGAGCCACAAATTCCAAGCCCATCCTGACGGGCACTCATCCCAGTAGAACACTACAGTGGACTACGGTGGCACCACGTCCTTCCATGCAAAGTACGCAGTGACGTCAAGCGGTTATCCAATGGTTAAAGAGGGTGGAACCGGGCGGCGAGGGCAAGTACAACTCTACGATTGAGGTGGGAGACCATCACTTCGTTGTGTTGCCCACGGGTGACGTGTGGTCACGACCCGACGGCTCTTATTTGAACAAACTGCTGATCACTCGAGCCAAGGAGGAGGACGCCGGCATGTACATCTGCCTGGGGGCAAATACCATGGGCTACAGCTTCCGCAGTGCTTTCCTCACTGTGCTGCCCGGTCAGTGGCACTCTGATGCATTTCACACTATTTAGCTAGTTTGACTGCATATTAGTCTAGTGAATATGCACAATTGCCATTATTGTACACTACTGTAACAAAAAAAGAAtgaacttaataaataaatgttttattagtcacttttaaatggttttaaatgttaaagtttaaatatttttatatttacatatttaaatatttttttcttaatttattcattttctattcagcttactccctttattaatctgggttcgccacagtggaaagaatcggcaacttatccagcacgtttcacgcagcagttgcccttctagctgcaacccatcaatgggaaacacccatacacactcaaatcacacacatacactatggccaatttagcttaccctattcacctatagcgcatgtctttggactgtgggggaaaccggagcacccggaggaaacccacgcgaacacggggaaaacatgcaaattcctcacagaattgccaactgttCAAGCCAAGGcccaaatcagcaaccttcttgctgtaaggcgattgtgctaaccactgcgctacCGCATCGCcccatatatatttttagattagattttgtcattacacatgtacaagtacaaggcaacaaaatgcagtttaggtctaaccaggagtgcaatagcagcaagtgcaggatataggtataaattataaagtgcagttatagaaaaactatgggtaatatttacagatggatgtactataaacctatacaggttgtattagcaaTGAACAGAGATTTTACAATAGATGAacatatgtacaggttgctattaataatcaaaagtgtgcatatatatatatatatatataatatatatacatgcgacgtggtggtgcagtgggtagcacattcggcTCACaccaagaacgtcgctggttcgagcctcggctgggtcagtaggcatttctgtgtggagtttgcatgttctccctgtgtttgcgtgggtttcctccaggttaactgggtatgctaaaattaaccaaagtaaatgagtgtgtaaggatgtttcccagtgatgggttgcagctggaaggacatccgctgcgtaaaacatatgctggataagttggcggttcattacgctgtggcgaccccggattattaaagggactaagccgaaaagaaaaattaatgaataattcaaAATCGGAtttatttttaaggatttttcatttaaattaattaaatttaaattacattttagtagtttagatgtctattaattcatttgattaatttaatgcatctttgcaaaaaaacaaagaaataaaaaaaaatttaaaaagaggctGCAAACTTTTAcatgatcatttatttatacacaaaataaatataacagatACACGTTAGGACTGGGGGGGGGGACTATTAATTGTTAAAATGGctaattttaccattaaaaaaaatgaagataatagtaataatattattatcagcaTCAGTatacatgcagatgataaaccgTCACTCTATTACAgttcaattctgcagtgtctcTACAAACCTTGTGTGTTTTGATCTGTGGTTTCTAGTCATctataatcctaactcaacattgcatgtcttGCGATGTAACAATAGCAGACACATACATTGTGATATGGATatcttgtgcagccctaatataaaacCTTGACAGTTTATGTTCTAATGAAAGTTTCCTTCAAGCCTAAACATGTCTTCTGACACTCATCCtcattaaaaatgtgaaactgaTACCCATAACTCGTGAGTTTTTTTGGCCTTACGATTttcacattttctctctctcttcatctAGACCCAAAGCCGCCGTTCTCCCCGATCCATCAGTTCTGCCCCCCCAGCCTCCCCTGGCCCGTCATCATCGGCATCCCGCAGGAATAGTCTTCATTCTCGGCACTGTCCTGCTTTGGTTCTGCCAGTCCAGAAAGCATGCTCCTCAGGAGCCATAATCTCAGCCCAAACGTTACCCAACGGCCACCGGCAGCCACCAAGAGACCGACCGGCCGATAAAGACTGTATCGCCTTGTCTCTACGAGGAGTATCTGGCCcaacagcagcaacagcagcTCCTGCTGGCTCAATCGGCTCCTAAAGTCTACCCAAAGATCTCTCAGacgttcacacgcacacacactcgcacGTAGATGGCAAAATTCACCAGCACCAGCACATCCACTACCAGTGTTAGCACGGATGGAGGCCTTCTAGttcacacacatttctgcagtcGGCCAAACAAACATTTCAACTCAAGACACTTTAACCAATCCCTCGCTCTCAACACTGCCAAGACATATGAACAAATGAGGGCAAGGCTAACAAACAAAAGATATTCGAGTCTTTGGAAATGGAGAAATGTTTCACTTGCTGACACTCTGAATGGGACAAAAGACAATTTTTTCCATCAGCCCATTGACTAATCTCGTGGACGGGGCCAAAAGGATTTTTCGATTAGCACCAATCTCAGTGAAACGTTGGTTTGCATGCATATGAAAATGGTTTGCAGATATATTGAGGTAGAGTTATGGTTTTAGTTACAGACCGACTGAATGCATGATGGAGCATATGTTCGTGTTGTTTTCGCGGCAGTATGTTTACCTAGTGTACCTTTCATGAAAACATGGTTATAGTAACTAAAGATACGATAAGATTTGGCATTGCATCGTTCGTTCTGACAAGGGNNNNNNNNNNNNNNNNNNNNNNNNNNNNNNNNNNNNNNNNNNNNNNNNNNNNNNNNNNNNNNNNNNNNNNNNNNNNNNNNNNNNNNNNNNNNNNNNNNNNNNNNNNNNNNNNNNNNNNNNNNNNNNNNNNNNNNNNNNNNNNNNNNNNNNNNNNNNNNNNNNNNNNNNNNNNNNNNNNNNNNNNNNNNNNNNNNNNNNNNNNNNNNNNNNNNNNNNNNNNNNNNNNNNNNNNNNNNNNNNNNNNNNNNNNNNNNNNNNNNNNNNNNNNNNNNNNNNNNNNNNNNNNNNNNNNNNNNNNNNNNNNNNNNNNNNNNNNNNNNNNNNNNNNNNNNNNNNNNNNNNNNNNNNNNNNNNNNNNNNNNNNNNNNNNNNNNNNNNNNNNNNNNNNNNNNNNNNNNNNNNNNNNNNNNNNNNNNNNNNNNNNNNNNNNNNNNNNNNNNNNNNNNNNNNNNNNNNNNNNNNNNNNNNNNNNNNNNNNNNNNNNNNNNNNNNNNNNNNNNNNNNNNNNNNNNNNNNNNNNNNNNNNNNNNNNNNNNNNNNNNNNNNNNNNNNNNNNNNNNNNNNNNNNNNNNNNNNNNNNNNNNNNNNNNNNNNNNNNNNNNNNNNNNNNNNNNNNNNNNNNNNNNNNNNNNNNNNNNNNNNNNNNNNNNNNNNNNNNNNNNNNNNNNNNNNNNNNNNNNNNNNNNNNNNNNNNNNNNNNNNNNNNNNNNNNNNNNNNNNNNNNNNNNNNNNNNNNNNNNNNNNNNNNNNNNNNNNNNNNNNNNNNNNNNNNNNNNNNNNNNNNNNNNNNNNNNNNNNNNNNNNNNNNNNNNNNNNNNNNNNNNNNNNNNNNNNNNNNNNNNNNNNNNNNNNNNNNNNNNNNNNNNNNNNNNNNNNNNNNNNNNNNNNNNNNNNNNNNNNNNNNNNNNNNNNNNNNNNNNNNNNNNNNNNNNNNNNNNNNNNNNNNNNNNNNNNNNNNNNNNNNNNNNNNNNNNNNNNNNNNNNNNNNNNNNNNNNNNNNNNNNNNNNNNNNNNNNNNNNNNNNNNNNNNNNNNNNNNNNNNNNNNNNNNNNNNNNNNNNNNNNNNNNNNNNNNNNNNNNNNNNNNNNNNNNNNNNNNNNNNNNNNNNNNNNNNNNNNNNNNNNNNNNNNNNNNNNNNNNNNNNNNNNNNNNNNNNNNNNNNNNNNNNNNNNNNNNNNNNNNNNNNNNNNNNNNNNNNNNNNNNNNNNNNNNNNNNNNNNNNNNNNNNNNNNNNNNNNNNNNNNNNNNNNNNNNNNNNNNNNNNNNNNNNNNNNNNNNNNNNNNNNNNNNNNNNNNNNNNNNNNNNNNNNNNNNNNNNNNNNNNNNNNNNNNNNNNNNNNNNNNNNNNNNNNNNNNNNNNNNNNNNNNNNNNNNNNNNNNNNNNNNNNNNNNNNNNNNNNNNNNNNNNNNNNNNNNNNNNNNNNNNNNNNNNNNNNNNNNNNNNNNNNNNNNNNNNNNNNNNNNNNNNNNNNNNNNNNNNNNNNNNNNNNNNNNNNNNNNNNNNNNNNNNNNNNNNNNNNNNNNNNNNNNNNNNNNNNNNNNNNNNNNNNNNNNNNNNNNNNNNNNNNNNNNNNNNNNNNNNNNNNNNNNNNNNNNNNNNNNNNNNNNNNNNNNNNNNNNNNNNNNNNNNNNNNNNNNNNNNNNNNNNNNNNNNNNNNNNNNNNNNNNNNNNNNNNNNNNNNNNNNNNNNNNNNNNNNNNNNNNNNNNNNNNNNNNNNNNNNNNNNNNNNNNNNNNNNNNNNNNNNNNNNNNNNNNNNNNNNNNNNNNNNNNNNNNNNNNNNNNNNNNNNNNNNNNNNNNNNNNNNNNNNNNNNNNNNNNNNNNNNNNNNNNNNNNNNNNNNNNNNNNNNNNNNNNNNNNNNNNNNNNNNNNNNNNNNNNNNNNNNNNNNNNNNNNNNNNNNNNNNNNNNNNNNNNNNNNNNNNNNNNNNNNNNNNNNNNNNNNNNNNNNNNNNNNNNNNNNNNNNNNNNNNNNNNNNNNNNNNNNNNNNNNNNNNNNNNNNNNNNNNNNNNNNNNNNNNNNNNNNNNNNNNNNNNNNNNNNNNNNNNNNNNNNNNNNNNNNNNNNNNNNNNNNNNNNNNNNNNNNNNNNNNNNNNNNNNNNNNNNNNNNNNNNNNNNNNNNNNNNNNNNNNNNNNNNNNNNNNNNNNNNNNNNNNN from Danio aesculapii chromosome 14, fDanAes4.1, whole genome shotgun sequence carries:
- the fgfrl1a gene encoding LOW QUALITY PROTEIN: fibroblast growth factor receptor-like 1a (The sequence of the model RefSeq protein was modified relative to this genomic sequence to represent the inferred CDS: inserted 7 bases in 6 codons; deleted 2 bases in 1 codon) translates to MELLWIVFFIFDIVFITDCARGPPRVAEKIAHRQTVRIGRTMKLQCPVEGDPPPLIMWTKDGRNIHSGWMRFRVLQQALRIKEVEADDAGTFICKATNGFGSVNINYTLIVIDDSSAGREGARPAGETEYSTDLTGKLVRPRFTQPAKMRKRVIARPVGSSVRLKCTASGNPRPDIVWLKDSRPLTPEEVGEGRKKKWTLSLKNLTPEHSGKYTCHVSNRAGEINATYKVEVIREATNSKPILTGTHPSNTTVDYGGTTSFXCKVRSDVKXVIQWLKRVEPGGEGKYNSTIEVGDHHFVVLPTGDVWSRPDGSYLNKLLITRAKEEDAGMYICLGANTMGYSFRSAFLTVLPDPKPPFSPIHQFCPPSLPWPVIIGXPAGIVFILGTVLLWFCQSRKXCSSGAIISAQTLPNGHRQPPRDRPADKDCIAXCLYEEYLAQQQQQQLLLAQSAPKVYPKIXSDVHTHTHSHVDGKIHQHQHIHYQC